A single genomic interval of Trichocoleus sp. harbors:
- the fraC gene encoding filament integrity protein FraC, with the protein MFPLRAIALQILFLLLSIAIEAVILHRKLKVSPQQSVQFATSINLLSTVLGWLVLFSVLTIPFGLPPSWSLNLDVALLNFVLFNQLSSSTASTLIFLGFITFFASFLVKQLGLLFLKWLLQPTLNFRPLSQPNPVKYVMRDPRTKIQGDALPQAAAILEANAWSYSAIVLVLVVRFVIENATG; encoded by the coding sequence ATGTTTCCTCTCCGCGCCATTGCCCTTCAGATTCTGTTCCTGCTGCTCTCGATCGCAATTGAAGCAGTGATTTTGCACCGTAAGCTCAAGGTTTCCCCCCAGCAGAGTGTTCAGTTTGCCACTTCAATTAATCTCCTTTCAACAGTGTTGGGATGGCTAGTGCTTTTTAGCGTTCTGACGATTCCCTTCGGACTACCGCCTAGCTGGAGCTTAAATCTAGATGTTGCACTGTTGAATTTTGTTCTGTTTAATCAACTGTCTTCTAGCACAGCCAGTACGCTGATTTTCCTGGGATTCATCACCTTTTTTGCGAGTTTTCTGGTGAAGCAACTGGGTTTACTGTTTTTGAAGTGGCTATTGCAGCCGACACTGAATTTCCGTCCGCTGAGCCAGCCGAACCCAGTTAAATATGTCATGCGCGACCCGCGTACCAAAATTCAGGGAGATGCCCTACCCCAAGCCGCTGCTATTCTGGAAGCCAATGCCTGGAGCTATAGCGCGATCGTCCTGGTGCTCGTTGTTCGCTTTGTGATCGAGAATGCTACGGGTTGA
- a CDS encoding DUF5357 family protein, whose product MNNFFKFFVQLSIFRRIRDFLGNQLQRAQSELKKVQPFSWQTALLLSLLSWLVVLLLQEPIAEKFVSFFGWFFLILGVDWALLGRLLTVPILGLKIRYGPWVTGAIVTLALYSNRLLLQDVSSALTTYPLLSALIASLPKFLRPGPEFRLPDPAGRQDIVLLLLLGSLYSCWFQLYFVLQDLVEQYPSVLADDFSRSGFVVRFDRSDTQVSNGVPILNVTEATIRNELDRRTSWIETQQWLRDIQSQIPQIATIVRYEVFGRQPQTKEYQLWRLNAKTLSNPQDPASLLLQLQALWYGSSSLGSGYILQRTCTVQQALLQIPNSLSPIKGSNYQMQCGPIESPLPGVVGREE is encoded by the coding sequence ATGAATAATTTCTTCAAATTTTTTGTTCAACTCAGCATTTTTCGGAGGATACGCGACTTCCTGGGCAACCAGTTGCAGCGGGCACAATCCGAACTGAAAAAAGTGCAGCCTTTTTCCTGGCAAACGGCATTGCTGCTGAGTCTGCTGTCCTGGCTTGTCGTTTTACTTTTACAAGAGCCGATCGCCGAAAAATTTGTCTCTTTCTTTGGCTGGTTCTTTTTGATTTTGGGCGTTGATTGGGCACTTCTGGGACGCTTGCTCACCGTACCGATTCTGGGACTTAAAATTCGTTATGGTCCTTGGGTGACGGGGGCGATCGTGACACTTGCCCTCTACAGCAACCGCTTATTGCTTCAAGATGTTTCCAGTGCCCTGACCACCTATCCGCTTCTTTCTGCCCTGATTGCCAGTTTGCCAAAATTTTTGCGTCCGGGTCCTGAATTCCGTCTCCCTGATCCTGCTGGACGACAAGATATTGTGCTGCTGCTGTTGCTTGGTAGTCTTTATAGCTGCTGGTTTCAACTGTACTTTGTTCTGCAAGATCTGGTCGAGCAGTATCCCAGCGTTTTAGCCGACGACTTTAGCCGCAGTGGGTTTGTTGTGCGCTTCGATCGCAGCGATACGCAAGTCTCAAACGGTGTACCTATCCTCAATGTAACTGAGGCAACGATTCGTAATGAACTGGACAGGCGCACATCCTGGATTGAAACGCAGCAGTGGCTCCGCGACATCCAATCTCAGATTCCTCAAATTGCTACGATCGTTCGCTATGAAGTATTTGGCAGACAGCCTCAGACCAAAGAATATCAACTCTGGCGACTCAACGCCAAAACGCTCAGCAATCCTCAAGATCCGGCAAGTCTTTTACTACAGCTTCAAGCCCTGTGGTATGGTTCTAGCTCCCTTGGCAGTGGCTATATTCTCCAGCGCACCTGCACCGTTCAGCAGGCTCTACTCCAAATTCCCAATAGCCTTTCTCCAATTAAAGGAAGTAACTATCAAATGCAATGTGGACCGATCGAGTCTCCTTTGCCGGGAGTGGTTGGGAGGGAAGAGTGA
- a CDS encoding ABC transporter permease, with amino-acid sequence MNPIRTAVIASNVFREVIRDRALYLIGFFAILIVAASALLPEVAASLENKIILDVGLAAIGILGLLIAVFVGTGLVNKEIEKRTVYVMIAKPISRAEFIVGKHLGLSAVLAVLVAAMTLIYLGVLQVQQIPFPLSSILIAEFFQLLELSLITAVAILFGVFTSSLLATLLTIAIYFMGHFSRDLVALGALSKDPQVQRIADSIYLVLPDLSRLNLKNQAVYGTDLLPQPNELLGDAAYGLVYIVLLLAIATLVFSRREF; translated from the coding sequence ATGAATCCCATTCGTACTGCTGTTATCGCCAGTAATGTCTTTCGTGAAGTGATTCGCGATCGTGCCCTTTATTTGATTGGCTTTTTTGCAATTTTGATCGTTGCTGCCAGTGCACTGCTGCCAGAAGTTGCTGCCAGTCTGGAAAACAAGATTATTTTGGATGTTGGCTTAGCTGCGATCGGGATTTTAGGGCTGCTGATTGCAGTCTTTGTTGGCACTGGACTGGTGAACAAGGAAATTGAAAAGCGCACCGTCTATGTGATGATTGCCAAGCCAATCAGCCGGGCTGAATTTATTGTCGGCAAACATTTAGGGCTTTCAGCTGTGTTGGCAGTGCTGGTTGCGGCAATGACGCTGATTTACTTAGGGGTGCTGCAAGTTCAGCAGATTCCCTTTCCGCTCAGCAGTATTTTGATTGCCGAATTCTTTCAGCTTCTCGAACTCTCGCTGATTACAGCCGTAGCAATTTTATTTGGCGTGTTTACGAGTTCCCTGCTGGCAACCCTGCTGACGATCGCCATCTATTTTATGGGGCATTTCAGCCGCGATTTGGTGGCGCTTGGCGCACTGTCGAAAGATCCACAAGTCCAGCGGATTGCAGATAGCATCTATCTCGTTCTGCCTGACCTATCGCGACTAAACCTGAAAAATCAAGCAGTCTATGGTACAGATCTCCTGCCCCAGCCTAATGAATTATTAGGAGACGCTGCTTATGGACTGGTGTACATTGTGCTGCTTTTAGCGATCGCCACCCTCGTTTTCTCGCGGCGCGAATTTTAG
- the gatC gene encoding Asp-tRNA(Asn)/Glu-tRNA(Gln) amidotransferase subunit GatC, which translates to MMIDRSQVHKVANLARLQLTEAEEEQFTTQLSSILEYFQQLSELDTSEVPPTARAIDVVNVTRADHLQPYPERDQILDNAPDREDSLQGEFFKVPQIMGGGD; encoded by the coding sequence ATGATGATCGATCGCAGCCAAGTTCATAAAGTCGCAAATCTTGCCCGGCTCCAACTTACAGAAGCTGAGGAAGAGCAGTTTACGACCCAGTTGAGCAGCATTCTGGAATATTTTCAGCAGTTGAGCGAGCTAGATACCAGTGAAGTGCCGCCAACGGCAAGGGCGATCGATGTGGTTAATGTGACTCGCGCCGATCATCTACAGCCTTATCCAGAGCGAGATCAGATCCTCGACAATGCGCCTGATCGGGAAGATTCTCTGCAAGGCGAGTTCTTCAAAGTGCCTCAAATTATGGGAGGCGGAGACTAG